The following coding sequences are from one Haliotis asinina isolate JCU_RB_2024 chromosome 3, JCU_Hal_asi_v2, whole genome shotgun sequence window:
- the LOC137277869 gene encoding neuronal acetylcholine receptor subunit alpha-6-like has translation MTTFIVVFTIGIFLGNSIYGTVAQERDKNDPDAFQEEAAQIYSTIFHKYNERVRPPDNFPNPVLVTVEATLYHIRDLDLQRREMESLLDLKIMWKDKRLAWYPYQVQEITANVSAVWSPDIVYTNGAVPPRAMFAPKVSIKHDGEMTWNRREAVVTMCRTQPGNVNQTCEISLGFVSASDTEMFGNDTTIDLTDDFENHIWDISGLLLDRYSNTEISFVLYLSSKSANSGSVVNGSNCSHTLKYKTSGSSVVNAWTSSVLLIVATAMSIKMGL, from the exons TATCTACGGCACTGTGGCGCAGGAAAGAGACAAAAACGACCCCGATGCATTTCAAGAAGAGGCGGCCCAGATCTACTCTACCATCTTTCACAAGTACAATGAAAGAGTCCGCCCACCAGATAACTTCCCCAACCCTGTCCTGGTGACAGTCGAGGCCACGTTATACCACATACGGGATCTGGACCTCCAGAGGCGAGAGATGGAGTCACTGCTGGACTTGAAAATC ATGTGGAAAGACAAGCGTTTAGCTTGGTACCCCTACCAGGTTCAGGAGATCACTGCCAATGTGAGTGCGGTATGGTCACCTGATATCGTCTACACGAATGG GGCTGTCCCCCCAAGAGCAATGTTCGCCCCCAAGGTATCCATCAAACACGACGGTGAGATGACGTGGAACAGAAGAGAAGCCGTCGTCACCATGTGCCGCACCCAGCCCGGAAATGTCAACCAAACATGTGAAATTAGCCTCGGCTTTGTTTCGGCCAGTGACACAGAAATGTTTGGAAATGATACAACAATTGACCTAACCGATGATTTTGAAAATCACATATGGGACATCAGCGGGCTTCTGCTTGATCGATACTCAAACACTGAAATTAGTTTTGTTCTTTATCTTTCTTCCAAATCCGCAAATAGTGGTTCAGTGGTGAATGGCAGCAACTGCAGTCATACTTTGAAATATAAAACAAGCGGCAGTTCCGTTGTAAATGCTTGGACCTCTTCAGTGCTTCTGATAGTTGCCACGGCCATGTCCATCAAGATGGGATTGTAA